In a single window of the Nodularia spumigena CCY9414 genome:
- the ctaD gene encoding cytochrome c oxidase subunit I yields MTQVEFPRNTPTGGNHPQAWKWQDYFTFNVDHKVIGIQYLVTAFVFYLIGGLMAVALRVELATPASDFLDPNLYNAFMTNHGTIMIFLWIVPSAIGGFGNYLIPLMLGARDMAFPKLNAIAFWLNPVAGLLVLASFIFGGSQSGWTAYPPLSLVTAPMAQTLWILAIVLVGTSSILGSVNFVVTILMMKVHSMKWDQLPLFCWAILATSVLALLSTPVLAAGLVLLLFDLNFGTSFFKPDAGGNVVIYQHLFWFYSHPAVYLMILPIFGIMSEVVPVHARKPIFGYKAIAYSSVAICVVGLFVWVHHMFTSGTPGWMRMFFTISTLIVAVPTGVKIFAWVATLWGGKIRFTSAMLFAIGLLSMFVMGGLSGVTMGTAPFDIHVHDTYYVVGHFHYVLFGGSVFGIYAGIYHWFPKMTGRKLNETWGRVHFALTFIGTNLTFLPMHELGLQGMPRRVAMYDPQFVDLNQLCTIGAFVLGISVIPFTINILQSWRKGELAGDNPWQALSLEWTTSSPPIIENWEVLPVVTHGPYDYGHSETEASGIPEISA; encoded by the coding sequence ATGACACAGGTAGAATTTCCCCGGAATACGCCGACAGGGGGAAATCATCCCCAGGCGTGGAAATGGCAAGACTATTTTACATTTAATGTTGATCACAAGGTGATTGGGATTCAATACCTGGTGACAGCATTTGTGTTCTATCTCATCGGTGGATTGATGGCGGTGGCTTTGCGTGTGGAATTAGCAACGCCAGCATCAGACTTCCTCGACCCCAATCTGTATAACGCTTTCATGACTAACCACGGGACGATTATGATCTTCCTGTGGATTGTCCCCAGTGCGATTGGGGGATTTGGTAATTATCTCATCCCTTTGATGCTCGGTGCTAGGGATATGGCCTTCCCGAAGCTAAATGCGATCGCCTTTTGGTTGAACCCAGTCGCAGGATTACTGGTTTTAGCTAGTTTTATCTTCGGTGGTTCTCAATCTGGTTGGACAGCTTACCCACCATTGAGTTTGGTGACAGCACCAATGGCTCAAACTCTGTGGATATTAGCGATCGTTTTAGTCGGAACTTCCTCAATTTTGGGTTCGGTGAACTTCGTTGTCACCATCCTGATGATGAAGGTTCATAGCATGAAATGGGATCAATTACCCTTATTTTGCTGGGCTATCTTAGCAACTTCTGTCCTCGCTTTACTTTCTACACCTGTATTAGCTGCGGGTTTGGTGCTGTTGTTGTTTGACCTCAACTTTGGCACATCCTTCTTTAAACCAGATGCAGGCGGTAATGTTGTAATTTACCAACATTTGTTCTGGTTCTATTCCCACCCGGCAGTATATTTAATGATTCTGCCCATTTTCGGCATTATGTCGGAAGTAGTGCCAGTTCACGCCCGTAAACCGATTTTTGGTTATAAAGCGATCGCCTATTCTAGTGTAGCTATTTGCGTCGTCGGTTTATTCGTCTGGGTACACCATATGTTTACCAGTGGTACACCCGGCTGGATGCGGATGTTCTTCACCATCTCCACTCTCATCGTCGCCGTACCGACTGGCGTAAAGATTTTTGCCTGGGTTGCTACCCTTTGGGGTGGTAAAATTCGCTTCACCAGCGCCATGTTATTCGCCATTGGCTTACTGTCGATGTTTGTCATGGGTGGTTTAAGCGGCGTAACAATGGGAACCGCCCCCTTTGATATTCACGTCCACGACACCTATTATGTAGTCGGACATTTCCACTACGTTCTCTTTGGTGGTTCAGTGTTTGGCATCTATGCCGGTATTTATCACTGGTTCCCCAAAATGACCGGACGCAAACTGAATGAAACCTGGGGACGGGTTCACTTTGCCCTTACCTTCATAGGGACTAACTTGACTTTCTTACCTATGCATGAATTGGGTTTGCAAGGAATGCCCCGCAGAGTGGCTATGTATGACCCCCAATTTGTTGACCTAAATCAACTTTGTACCATTGGTGCATTTGTTTTAGGGATATCAGTAATTCCCTTCACCATCAACATTCTTCAAAGTTGGCGGAAAGGAGAATTAGCGGGTGATAATCCTTGGCAAGCTTTGAGTTTGGAGTGGACAACCAGTTCACCACCGATAATTGAAAACTGGGAAGTATTACCTGTGGTAACTCATGGCCCTTACGACTACGGCCATAGTGAAACAGAAGCATCTGGTATTCCAGAAATTAGTGCCTAA
- a CDS encoding cytochrome c oxidase subunit II, which produces MQKVPVSLWTLVAGVVITAISIWLGQNHNLLPEQASQQAPLVDGFFNVMFTIAIALFLIVEGTIVVFLVKFRRRRGDDTDGVPVEGNVPLEIFWTAIPTVIVVALGIYSVDVYNQMGGFEPGSHPHAAAHVSHAGGTALAATLDGSSASASTTNIGIGASPNSQGKQADLVVDVQGMQYAWIFNYPNSGITTGELHVPVGADVQLNLSAIDVIHSFWVPQFRLKQDALPGIATQLRFVATKPGTYPVVCTELCGGYHGSMRSQVIVHTPEEFDSWLAESQIAAKQDLNQAVAVNPAELSTSEFLAPHVHDLGMSAATLAQLQK; this is translated from the coding sequence ATGCAAAAAGTTCCTGTTTCACTATGGACTCTGGTTGCTGGAGTTGTAATTACAGCAATTAGTATTTGGCTCGGACAAAATCACAATCTACTACCAGAACAAGCATCTCAACAAGCGCCTTTGGTAGACGGATTTTTCAATGTGATGTTTACCATTGCGATCGCACTGTTTCTAATTGTAGAAGGAACTATTGTCGTATTTTTGGTGAAATTCCGTCGCCGTCGGGGTGATGATACCGATGGTGTACCCGTAGAAGGTAACGTTCCCTTAGAAATCTTTTGGACAGCAATCCCCACAGTGATTGTAGTCGCTTTGGGTATCTACAGCGTAGATGTTTACAACCAAATGGGCGGATTTGAGCCTGGAAGTCATCCCCATGCTGCGGCTCATGTTTCTCATGCAGGTGGAACGGCTCTTGCAGCTACTCTTGATGGTAGTTCAGCATCTGCAAGTACCACGAACATTGGTATTGGTGCTTCTCCCAACTCACAGGGTAAACAAGCCGACTTGGTTGTGGATGTCCAAGGAATGCAGTACGCCTGGATATTTAATTATCCCAATAGTGGGATTACCACTGGTGAGTTACACGTTCCCGTTGGTGCGGATGTGCAACTGAATCTGTCAGCCATTGATGTAATTCACTCATTTTGGGTTCCACAATTCCGGTTGAAACAAGACGCGCTTCCGGGTATCGCTACTCAACTGCGATTTGTCGCCACTAAACCTGGTACATATCCTGTAGTTTGTACGGAATTGTGCGGTGGTTATCACGGTTCTATGCGGAGTCAGGTAATTGTCCACACACCAGAAGAGTTTGATAGCTGGTTAGCCGAAAGCCAGATTGCAGCAAAACAAGACCTCAACCAAGCGGTTGCAGTTAATCCGGCTGAGTTATCAACTTCAGAATTTCTCGCTCCCCATGTTCATGATTTGGGTATGAGTGCAGCAACTCTCGCTCAACTTCAAAAGTAG
- the fdxB gene encoding ferredoxin III, nif-specific, which translates to MAQLTGLTFGGNTWIPKFAQEIDYEKCIGCGRCFKICGHNVLTLKALNEEGEFVEDEDDDEIERKVMVVAHPENCIGCEACSRICPKNCYTHTVVDN; encoded by the coding sequence ATGGCACAACTAACAGGATTGACATTTGGAGGTAATACCTGGATACCTAAATTTGCCCAGGAAATTGACTACGAAAAATGTATCGGCTGTGGCAGATGCTTTAAGATATGTGGTCATAATGTATTAACCTTGAAAGCTCTCAACGAAGAAGGGGAATTTGTAGAGGATGAAGATGATGATGAAATTGAGCGCAAAGTAATGGTTGTTGCTCACCCAGAAAACTGTATTGGTTGTGAGGCTTGTTCACGAATATGTCCTAAGAATTGCTACACCCATACTGTGGTAGACAATTAA
- a CDS encoding helix-turn-helix domain-containing protein has translation MPYTIPNNNCVGCDNCRPQCPTGAIKIENDEYWIDPNLCNNCEGYYPEPQCVIVCPTNSPIPWQAKKGRCKVEPRDAPSPDLFANGQNNPFASAIVIWEACNVLAQRTSLNWEINQAGYLSYGRKVKQGRGAIAFHLEDPFPVNAHASKSITELAAIAALDIRATCIHLMFAAYATSLEQPWEQEFAIDERQIEKYLGLEKRKDLSKNAKLALIKNIVQQACSLMISIDWPQQGRIPGFSVTGSRLWDLINIQHHFQEDDLGCKYLVGLTFKVKAGIWAQYFLNKQACKERTAFYQYGSLPKTLLTTVMSIWQQHEGAVRLMLWLLFKTKMGKEQRITVPTLLRIAYGEEKVTIASRQREERKRLLRTFESDLEVLNHHGIKPNFDPVTYPLEIQPLWAKLMGIPEDPEEALEFWTNDGGGNNRLTDSGPRGKWNLLMNARILSFELPPEWEQRTSQLQKKPRRTVKSRRKTNTISDLPGEQILQARKNLQLSQRELAKLTGKSQSWIRDVENGRLKVKAEDQALLRKVLNIDSGISK, from the coding sequence ATGCCTTATACAATTCCTAACAACAATTGCGTTGGATGTGACAACTGCCGCCCCCAATGTCCTACGGGTGCAATCAAAATCGAGAACGATGAATACTGGATCGATCCTAATCTTTGTAATAACTGTGAGGGCTATTATCCTGAACCACAATGTGTAATAGTGTGTCCCACTAATTCGCCCATACCTTGGCAAGCCAAAAAAGGTAGATGCAAAGTTGAACCGAGAGATGCACCTAGCCCAGATTTATTTGCCAATGGTCAAAATAATCCCTTTGCTTCGGCGATTGTGATTTGGGAAGCTTGTAATGTATTAGCACAACGCACATCCCTGAATTGGGAAATTAATCAAGCAGGTTACTTATCTTATGGCAGAAAAGTTAAACAAGGACGGGGTGCGATCGCCTTTCATCTCGAAGATCCATTTCCAGTCAACGCTCACGCTAGTAAAAGTATAACTGAGTTAGCAGCAATTGCCGCACTTGATATTAGAGCTACTTGTATTCATCTCATGTTTGCTGCCTATGCTACCTCCTTAGAGCAACCTTGGGAACAGGAGTTTGCCATTGATGAACGCCAAATTGAGAAATATTTAGGCTTAGAGAAGCGCAAGGACTTAAGCAAAAATGCCAAGCTAGCTTTAATCAAAAATATTGTCCAGCAAGCTTGTTCATTGATGATTTCCATTGACTGGCCTCAGCAAGGGCGTATTCCCGGATTTTCAGTCACAGGTAGCCGTTTGTGGGATTTAATCAATATTCAGCATCACTTTCAAGAAGATGATTTGGGGTGCAAATATTTGGTCGGACTAACTTTTAAAGTAAAAGCCGGAATATGGGCGCAGTATTTCTTAAACAAACAAGCCTGTAAAGAGCGAACTGCATTTTATCAATATGGCAGTTTACCAAAAACGCTATTAACTACTGTTATGAGCATTTGGCAGCAGCATGAAGGCGCAGTACGATTAATGCTGTGGTTGCTGTTTAAAACCAAAATGGGCAAAGAACAACGCATCACTGTTCCTACATTACTACGCATTGCTTACGGTGAAGAAAAAGTTACCATTGCCTCTAGACAAAGGGAAGAACGTAAACGCTTACTACGAACTTTTGAAAGTGATTTAGAAGTTCTTAATCATCATGGAATTAAACCCAATTTTGATCCAGTAACTTACCCGTTAGAAATTCAACCTTTGTGGGCGAAGTTAATGGGTATTCCCGAAGATCCAGAGGAAGCTTTAGAATTTTGGACTAATGACGGTGGAGGTAACAACCGCCTCACAGATTCAGGCCCCCGTGGTAAGTGGAATCTGCTGATGAATGCGCGAATTTTGTCTTTTGAACTACCGCCAGAATGGGAACAACGCACCTCTCAATTACAAAAAAAGCCAAGGCGAACTGTAAAAAGTAGAAGAAAAACCAACACCATCAGCGATTTACCCGGCGAACAGATTTTACAGGCGCGAAAAAATTTGCAACTTTCCCAGAGGGAATTAGCAAAGTTAACAGGTAAAAGCCAAAGCTGGATTCGCGATGTAGAAAATGGTCGTTTGAAAGTTAAAGCAGAAGACCAAGCACTATTACGGAAAGTGCTAAATATTGATTCAGGGATTTCCAAATAA
- the dnaK gene encoding molecular chaperone DnaK, whose product MAKVVGIDLGTTNSCVAVMEGGKPTVIANAEGFRTTPSVVAFAKNGDNLVGQIAKRQGVMNPENTFYSVKRFLGRRYDEVGNESTEVSYKVLSSNGNVKLDCPIVGKPFAPEEISAKVLRKLVEDASKYLGETVTQAVITVPAYFNDSQRQATKDAGKIAGIEVLRIINEPTAASLAYGFDKKSNETILVFDLGGGTFDVSILEVGDGVFEVLATSGDTHLGGDDFDKKIVDFLAEQFRKAEGIDLRQDKQALQRLTEAAEKAKIELSSVSQAEINLPFITATQDGPKHLDTTLTRAKFEELCSDLIDRCRIPVENAIRDAKLSRADINEVVLVGGSTRIPAVQQVVKKVLDKEPNQSVNPDEVVAVGAAIQAGVLAGDVTGILLLDVSPLSLGVETLGGVMTKIIPRNTTIPTKKSEVFSTAVDGQTNVEIHVLQGEREFSNDNKSLGTFRLDGIPPAPRGVPQIEVTFDIDANGILNVTAKDKGTGKEQSISITGASTLDKSDVDRMVQEAEKNASSDKERREKIERKNQADSLAYQAEKQLQELGDKVPEADKTKVEGLVKDLREAVAKEDDEQIKKLTPELQQALFAVGSNIYQQAGGDAAAPGAAPQDGGPTPPGGGDDVIDADFTES is encoded by the coding sequence ATGGCAAAAGTTGTTGGAATTGACTTAGGTACCACGAACTCTTGCGTAGCAGTTATGGAAGGCGGTAAACCCACCGTTATTGCTAACGCAGAAGGTTTTCGGACAACACCATCAGTAGTGGCATTTGCCAAAAATGGCGATAATTTAGTTGGTCAAATCGCCAAACGCCAGGGCGTAATGAACCCTGAAAATACTTTTTACTCTGTTAAACGCTTTCTGGGACGACGTTACGACGAAGTTGGTAACGAGTCTACGGAAGTTTCTTACAAAGTTCTGAGCAGCAACGGCAATGTTAAGTTAGATTGTCCGATAGTTGGTAAACCCTTTGCGCCTGAAGAAATTTCTGCAAAAGTTCTTCGCAAACTCGTTGAAGATGCCAGCAAATATCTGGGTGAAACTGTTACCCAAGCTGTAATCACTGTTCCAGCATACTTTAACGACTCCCAGCGACAAGCTACAAAAGACGCTGGTAAAATTGCAGGCATTGAAGTTCTACGGATTATCAACGAACCTACCGCCGCTTCTCTCGCTTATGGTTTTGATAAGAAGAGCAACGAAACCATTCTGGTATTTGACCTTGGTGGTGGTACTTTCGACGTATCCATCCTAGAAGTAGGTGATGGAGTATTTGAAGTTCTAGCTACTTCTGGTGATACTCACCTGGGTGGTGACGACTTCGATAAAAAAATAGTTGATTTCTTGGCTGAACAATTCAGAAAAGCAGAAGGAATTGACCTACGTCAAGATAAACAAGCTTTACAACGTTTGACTGAAGCGGCAGAAAAAGCAAAAATTGAGCTTTCTAGCGTTTCTCAAGCGGAAATCAATTTGCCATTTATCACCGCTACCCAGGATGGTCCCAAGCACCTGGATACAACTCTCACCCGTGCTAAGTTTGAAGAACTCTGCTCGGATTTAATCGACCGTTGCCGCATTCCTGTGGAAAACGCGATTCGGGATGCTAAATTAAGCAGAGCCGATATTAATGAAGTTGTACTAGTGGGTGGTTCTACCCGTATTCCTGCCGTGCAACAGGTAGTGAAGAAGGTATTAGATAAAGAACCCAACCAAAGTGTTAACCCTGATGAAGTAGTGGCAGTTGGTGCGGCTATTCAAGCAGGTGTACTAGCGGGTGATGTCACAGGCATCTTATTGTTAGATGTGTCCCCACTGTCTTTGGGTGTAGAAACCTTGGGCGGTGTGATGACTAAAATTATCCCTCGGAATACCACCATCCCCACCAAGAAGTCGGAAGTGTTCTCTACGGCTGTGGATGGACAAACCAATGTAGAAATTCACGTTCTTCAAGGTGAACGGGAGTTCTCAAACGATAACAAGAGTTTAGGAACCTTCCGACTTGATGGTATTCCTCCCGCACCGCGTGGAGTACCACAAATTGAAGTTACCTTTGATATTGATGCCAACGGTATCCTTAACGTTACCGCTAAAGACAAAGGTACTGGTAAGGAACAGTCTATCAGTATTACTGGCGCGTCTACTTTGGATAAATCTGACGTTGACCGCATGGTGCAAGAAGCTGAAAAAAATGCTTCTTCTGACAAAGAACGTCGGGAAAAAATTGAACGCAAGAACCAAGCTGATTCCTTGGCGTACCAAGCTGAGAAGCAGTTGCAAGAATTAGGTGATAAGGTTCCTGAAGCTGACAAGACGAAGGTGGAAGGTTTGGTGAAAGACCTTCGTGAAGCTGTTGCAAAAGAAGACGACGAGCAAATCAAGAAGCTGACACCAGAATTACAACAAGCATTGTTCGCGGTTGGTAGCAATATCTATCAGCAAGCTGGTGGTGATGCGGCGGCTCCTGGTGCTGCACCTCAAGATGGTGGACCTACTCCTCCTGGTGGCGGTGATGATGTGATTGATGCTGATTTCACTGAAAGCTAG
- a CDS encoding Rpn family recombination-promoting nuclease/putative transposase, translated as MKTDSIFYRLFQELPSIFFELIGNSPQLAETYTFSSIEIKQTAFRIDGVFLPTQGEQNPIYFVEVQFQTDTEIYSRLFSEIYLYLRQNKPKNSWRGVVIYPTRSVDTSDINNYSEFFTSQRVTRIYLDELGETISLPIGIATIKLIVENKDTAIVTARELIDRTQQEPNGESQRQQLLQLIETILVYKFPTMSRKEIEEMFRLSDLKQTRVYQEAKQEGLQEGKQEGLQEGSLKAKLAAVSRLLALGLTVEQIAQALDLNVEQVRQATQGD; from the coding sequence GTGAAAACAGACAGTATTTTTTATCGCCTTTTTCAAGAATTGCCCAGTATTTTTTTTGAATTAATTGGTAATTCACCCCAGCTTGCTGAAACTTACACATTTTCTTCCATAGAAATTAAGCAAACGGCATTTCGTATAGATGGCGTTTTTCTGCCGACACAAGGCGAACAAAACCCCATCTACTTTGTTGAAGTTCAGTTTCAAACTGATACAGAAATTTATTCGCGGCTGTTTTCTGAAATATATTTATATTTGCGGCAAAATAAACCTAAAAACTCATGGCGAGGAGTAGTAATTTATCCCACGCGCAGCGTTGATACTTCAGATATCAATAATTACAGCGAGTTTTTCACCAGCCAGCGTGTTACCCGCATTTATCTGGATGAATTAGGGGAAACAATATCATTGCCCATTGGGATTGCTACTATTAAATTAATAGTCGAGAATAAAGATACAGCCATTGTAACTGCCAGGGAATTAATAGACCGAACCCAGCAAGAGCCTAACGGTGAATCACAACGGCAACAGTTACTACAACTAATAGAGACTATTTTGGTTTACAAATTTCCCACCATGAGCCGAAAGGAGATTGAAGAAATGTTTCGGTTAAGCGATTTGAAACAGACACGAGTTTATCAAGAAGCTAAACAAGAAGGCTTACAGGAAGGAAAACAAGAAGGCTTACAGGAAGGAAGTTTAAAAGCGAAATTAGCAGCAGTATCTCGATTATTAGCGTTGGGTTTGACGGTTGAACAAATTGCCCAGGCTTTAGATTTGAATGTTGAACAGGTTAGGCAAGCTACACAAGGAGATTAA
- the dusB gene encoding tRNA dihydrouridine synthase DusB, with amino-acid sequence MLTLSPTLKAKLSQPLKIGSFEVKSRVLQSPLSGVTDMVFRRLVRRYAPDSMLYTEMVNATGLHYVKELPKIMEVDPRERPISIQLFDCRPDFLAEAAIKAVAEGADTIDINMGCPVNKITKNGGGSSLLRQPEVAEAIVQEVVKAVKVPVTVKTRIGWNDKEITILDFAKRMEDAGAQMITVHGRTRAQGYNGNARWEWITRVKEVLSIPVIGNGDIFSVEAAVRCLEQTGADGVMCSRGTLGYPFLVGEIDHFLKTGEMLAPPSPIQRLECARDHLQALWEYKGDRGVRQARKHMTWYAKGFVGAAELRGKLSLIETVQQGLDLIDLGIEQLNHSYQPIEEATNFQVA; translated from the coding sequence ATGCTTACACTATCTCCTACTTTAAAAGCTAAACTCTCTCAGCCCCTGAAAATCGGCTCTTTTGAGGTCAAAAGTCGAGTTCTTCAGTCGCCTTTATCTGGGGTGACAGATATGGTGTTTCGTCGTCTGGTGCGTCGGTATGCGCCAGATTCGATGTTGTATACAGAAATGGTAAATGCTACAGGGTTGCACTATGTGAAAGAGTTACCGAAAATTATGGAGGTAGACCCCAGGGAACGACCAATCAGTATTCAGTTGTTTGATTGTCGCCCGGATTTTTTGGCAGAAGCCGCAATTAAGGCTGTTGCGGAGGGTGCTGATACTATTGATATTAATATGGGTTGTCCGGTCAATAAAATTACTAAAAATGGTGGCGGTTCATCTTTATTGCGTCAACCGGAAGTGGCGGAAGCTATTGTGCAAGAAGTAGTGAAGGCTGTTAAAGTCCCAGTCACAGTAAAAACTCGCATTGGCTGGAATGATAAGGAAATTACGATCCTTGATTTTGCCAAGCGGATGGAAGATGCTGGAGCGCAAATGATTACAGTGCATGGACGCACTCGCGCTCAAGGGTACAATGGTAATGCTCGATGGGAATGGATTACTCGTGTAAAAGAAGTGCTTTCGATTCCGGTAATTGGGAATGGAGATATTTTTTCAGTTGAAGCGGCTGTGAGATGTTTAGAACAAACTGGCGCTGATGGGGTGATGTGTTCTCGTGGGACTTTGGGTTATCCCTTTTTGGTGGGAGAAATTGACCATTTCTTGAAAACCGGGGAAATGTTAGCGCCACCAAGCCCAATTCAACGCTTGGAATGTGCCAGAGATCATTTACAAGCATTATGGGAATATAAAGGCGATCGCGGTGTACGTCAAGCCCGTAAGCACATGACCTGGTACGCGAAAGGTTTTGTCGGTGCGGCTGAGTTGCGTGGAAAGTTAAGTTTGATTGAAACAGTGCAGCAAGGTTTAGATTTAATTGACCTAGGAATTGAACAGTTAAATCATAGTTATCAACCAATAGAAGAAGCAACAAATTTTCAAGTTGCTTAA